Proteins from a single region of Amycolatopsis sp. CA-230715:
- a CDS encoding alpha/beta fold hydrolase, translated as MRRSPNRWRWVLASALAVAAALPAVATAAPESPRIAWQACADPEFAAFQCGTTRVPLDWSRPHGARTTLAMVRRQASDPAHRVGSLLLNNGLGRSAIEQFRYAMRTLPGIGGALVERFDVVAVDPRGVGHSTPVRCAEPLKPAGVSYFPHDRKAFAGLVAHNRAFGQDCLRRNGSLVAHMDQTSTARDFEAVRVALGEQRLDWYGIQYSDLLGRTYAKLFPGRLRTMVLDTATDDTVSPVDWALQEAGAAEEAFTRFAAWCANTPNCVLKGHDVAAEYDALVARANREPIPAGDGRPPLTGEDIQAATQDRLTLTDFVWPALAKTIVKAQSGDASGFAGPSDKTTDAVQERVQACADTPRQIHSFRQLSDVQRRLAEKSPHLRGAASSAVALAGCIGWPTPPSPVHAGAPVHGAPPALVVQSAHQTYAPHSAGFAMARQLPGSVALSREGDDYSTFMLSQCVRDATNRYLTDRVLPAPGTVCQN; from the coding sequence ATGAGACGGTCTCCGAACCGGTGGCGGTGGGTGCTCGCGTCGGCCCTCGCCGTCGCCGCCGCCCTGCCCGCGGTCGCCACCGCCGCGCCGGAAAGTCCGCGAATCGCATGGCAGGCGTGCGCCGATCCCGAATTCGCCGCCTTCCAGTGCGGCACGACGCGGGTCCCCCTCGACTGGTCCCGCCCGCACGGAGCGCGGACCACCCTCGCGATGGTCCGCAGGCAGGCGAGCGACCCGGCGCACCGCGTCGGGTCGCTGCTGCTCAACAACGGGCTCGGCCGGTCGGCCATCGAGCAGTTCCGCTACGCGATGCGGACGCTGCCTGGCATCGGCGGTGCGCTGGTCGAAAGGTTCGACGTCGTCGCGGTCGATCCCCGCGGCGTCGGCCACAGCACGCCCGTCCGGTGCGCGGAACCGCTGAAGCCCGCCGGGGTCAGCTACTTCCCTCATGACCGGAAGGCCTTCGCCGGCCTCGTCGCCCACAACCGCGCGTTCGGGCAGGACTGCTTGCGCCGCAACGGTTCCCTCGTAGCACACATGGACCAGACCAGTACCGCGCGCGATTTCGAAGCGGTGCGCGTCGCGCTCGGCGAACAGCGGCTCGACTGGTACGGCATCCAGTACAGCGATCTGCTCGGCCGCACCTACGCCAAGCTGTTCCCCGGCAGGCTGCGCACGATGGTGCTCGACACCGCCACCGACGACACGGTGTCCCCTGTGGACTGGGCGCTCCAGGAAGCGGGCGCCGCGGAAGAGGCCTTCACCCGGTTCGCCGCCTGGTGCGCGAACACGCCGAACTGTGTCCTCAAAGGACACGACGTGGCGGCCGAGTACGACGCGCTCGTCGCCCGTGCGAACCGCGAACCCATCCCCGCGGGCGACGGCCGTCCTCCGTTGACCGGCGAGGACATCCAAGCGGCCACCCAGGATCGCCTCACCCTCACCGACTTCGTCTGGCCAGCGCTCGCCAAGACGATCGTCAAGGCCCAGTCCGGCGACGCCAGCGGCTTCGCGGGCCCATCCGACAAGACGACCGATGCCGTGCAGGAGCGCGTGCAGGCCTGCGCGGACACCCCTCGGCAGATCCACTCCTTCCGGCAACTGTCGGACGTGCAGCGGCGGCTCGCCGAGAAATCGCCGCACCTGCGCGGCGCCGCCTCGTCCGCGGTCGCCCTCGCCGGATGCATCGGCTGGCCGACCCCGCCGTCACCGGTGCACGCCGGTGCCCCGGTGCACGGCGCGCCGCCCGCACTGGTCGTGCAGTCCGCGCACCAGACCTACGCGCCGCATTCCGCGGGATTCGCCATGGCGCGCCAGCTTCCCGGCAGTGTAGCGCTCAGCCGGGAAGGCGATGACTACAGCACTTTTATGCTGTCGCAATGCGTCCGGGACGCGACCAACCGCTATCTGACCGATCGCGTCCTGCCCGCACCCGGCACCGTTTGCCAGAACTGA
- a CDS encoding oxygenase MpaB family protein, translated as MAELSRREMLVSGGAWGALGVLGMSAPVTAHAAGADPRWVWDAEADPLVAALFERGKVPEVNRLLWNWNRNDQPLPDGLPGDLRAFLETARRLPDWADRGKLETAARFSQTRGLYLNLLNGVGGGMLSTAIPKEARSVYYSAGGANMEDRVAKTSVLGFAVGALNAYRPDGTCAVNAVKTRLVHAAVRYLLPKSPHWSGAVPISQEDMLVTWHTLPTYAMRELRAWQVPIPPADSEAYLHVWQVTAHLLGIRDDFIPATWSAAQAQSDRVLPPNIGPTREGVELTDILLGQLAEQTSPAGAGRPLCNALARFLVGDQVADWDRIPREPFWEATIATMWPILVRFREGLVPLPLVPEIAWTIDEALRQYILLYLTKGKETKIVIPTGNRPS; from the coding sequence ATGGCCGAGCTGAGCAGGCGCGAGATGCTGGTGTCCGGTGGGGCTTGGGGCGCGCTCGGCGTGCTGGGCATGTCGGCCCCGGTGACGGCACACGCCGCCGGGGCCGATCCTCGGTGGGTATGGGACGCCGAGGCCGATCCACTCGTCGCGGCCCTGTTCGAACGCGGAAAAGTGCCCGAGGTCAACCGTCTACTGTGGAATTGGAATCGCAACGACCAGCCGCTTCCGGACGGGTTGCCCGGCGACCTCCGCGCTTTCCTCGAAACGGCGCGGCGCCTGCCGGACTGGGCGGACCGCGGAAAGCTGGAAACGGCGGCGCGGTTCTCCCAAACCCGTGGCCTGTACCTGAACCTGCTCAACGGCGTCGGCGGCGGAATGCTGAGCACCGCCATCCCCAAGGAGGCGCGCTCGGTCTACTACTCGGCAGGGGGCGCGAATATGGAAGACCGCGTCGCCAAGACGAGTGTGCTGGGCTTCGCGGTGGGCGCGTTGAACGCCTACCGGCCCGACGGCACCTGCGCAGTCAACGCGGTGAAGACCCGGCTGGTGCACGCCGCGGTGCGGTACCTGCTGCCGAAGTCACCGCACTGGTCCGGCGCCGTCCCGATCAGCCAGGAGGACATGCTGGTCACCTGGCACACCCTGCCGACCTACGCGATGCGCGAGCTGCGGGCGTGGCAGGTCCCGATACCCCCGGCCGATTCCGAGGCGTACCTGCACGTGTGGCAGGTGACCGCGCACCTGCTCGGGATCAGGGACGACTTCATCCCCGCCACGTGGTCTGCGGCGCAGGCGCAGTCGGACCGGGTGCTGCCGCCCAACATAGGGCCGACACGCGAAGGCGTCGAGCTGACCGACATCCTGCTCGGCCAGCTCGCCGAGCAGACCAGCCCGGCGGGCGCGGGCAGGCCGCTGTGCAACGCGCTCGCCCGGTTCCTGGTCGGCGACCAGGTGGCCGACTGGGACCGGATCCCGCGGGAACCCTTTTGGGAAGCCACGATCGCGACGATGTGGCCGATCCTCGTGCGGTTCCGGGAAGGGCTCGTCCCGCTGCCCCTCGTCCCGGAAATCGCCTGGACCATCGACGAGGCGCTGCGGCA